In Trichoderma atroviride chromosome 2, complete sequence, one DNA window encodes the following:
- a CDS encoding uncharacterized protein (EggNog:ENOG41), producing the protein MTAPEEGLPDGGAAVSLPIRENGSGEALTSSNALTGKQEHYLKRELISDQVKWEISELNSPTALQRFGAPFKSEQGEVPPQESELPILRYIFVKHIRDFPFLDKAKEKEFWQDKLQVFLESFATKQISSSEDRLEETKRRKLAIKAQKLVELMMVSGIPTSSGFEERIKFSEIEIVDSNAIDRGVMNTLPEGNYINGWDVNVAGVRVTSVKRNIRYHKHAEFILRIKRKGELEHFVGRRYGDFSKLHRKLRTELPGRVLPSLPKKNKTDTRASGLLTSFTSATNDSDDSSASSISTRRTRQSQNFGGASSLLTASSAVRGAGSIRSARSSRSKKGTSPRPSVDGQLSSGFATPDGNREIVLWRENQRISLRAFLRSLLHNPQVANTQAMVEFLSGDPITPTDEDVDDIVRRKALDEKRMEEQKEFYEIARRRAAELDEYMEQFRRDIVERNGLTLLFKEIKEKETIGDLSIQYRKFAEWLRIEIAAVIYHLFLAEDNSADMFAQAKRIHSLIPYTVIKNVIRIANPAAVMSGILDIFLAQPFGARSLMQRMFSLALHDGIRSFQRSIDALDQKIDDPVFVEKIKKYTDATEDVKMEIRRQAEDEDLDIIVVILRSDLIEPELTGEQVQRLFNAYVAFNNAVENIDEELKQGAQLFSYLKQLLKLCTRHRDKSMLLQLIEEPVTLKLFRDLFTIFYEPLVRVYKSANVYGSVTDFAVFIDDMIKVVEKCREADASADPNQTVQAFIDLCARHEHNFYKFVHEIHTHDNGLFTQLMEWIEGILEFLRKGPKNGTLNVNALFEGGVSSGIIDKEKAVAEIDALIAWQEARKKWHSDKTQQKMAAEGAPGSDMMPTGFSSSDFGLNGEDLEDLAYDDGSESEAEEEDDLDPIEAERQRRAKRRDRLRRSAGEPVKPPVSEVHKLKENFLVMLRNVLAD; encoded by the exons ATGACAGCCCCCGAGGAAGGATTGCCCGAtggtggcgctgctgtttctcTGCCCATTCGCGAAAACGGCTCTGGCGAGGCGCTGACGTCGAGCAATGCGCTGACGGGAAAACAGGAGCACT ATCTGAAGAGAGAACTCATTTCCGACCAGGTCAAATGGGAGATCAGCGAGCTCAATTCGCCCACGGCGTTGCAGCGCTTCGGCGCGCCGTTCAAGTCGGAGCAGGGCGAAGTGCCTCCTCAGGAATCCGAGCTGCCCATTCTGCGGTACATCTTCGTCAAGCATATCCGCGACTTCCCGTTTCTGGATAAGGCGAAGGAGAAGGAGTTTTGGCAGGACAAGCTCCAAGTC TTTCTTGAATCGTTTGCGACGAAACAGATATCCTCCTCCGAGGATCGTTTAGAAGAGACGAAGCGGCGGAAGCTGGCTATCAAGGCGCAGAAGCTCGTTGAGCTGATGATGGTCTCGGGCATCCCCACCTCGTCCGGGTTCGAAGAGCGCATCAAGTTTTCAGAAATCGAGATTGTGGACAGCAATGCCATTGATAGGGGCGTCATGAACACTCTTCCCGAGGGAAACTACATCAACGGGTGGGACGTAAATGTTGCCGGAGTTCGCGTTACCTCGGTCAAGCGCAATATCAGATATCACAAGCACGCCGAGTTCATTCTTCGAATTAAGAGGAAAGGAGAGTTAGAACACTTCGTCGGGCGCAGATATGGCGATTTCAGCAAGTTGCACCGAAAACTGCGAACCGAGCTGCCTGGCAGGGTGTTGCCTTCGCTGccgaaaaagaacaagacagATACAAGAGCTAGCGGACTGCTCACAAGTTTTACCAGCGCCACAAACGATTCCGATGATTCCTCTGCGTCTTCTATATCGACCCGTAGAACGAGACAATCTCAAAATTTTGGCGGCGCGTCGTCGCTGCTAACTGCTTCCAGTG CTGTACGTGGCGCAGGATCTATCAGATCAGCCAGGTCTAGCCGCTCGAAGAAGGGAACTTCCCCTCGACCATCCGTGGATGGTCAGCTAAGCTCGGGGTTCGCAACTCCCGATGGAAACAGAGAG ATTGTTCTTTGGCGAGAGAACCAAAGAATATCCCTCCGCGCTTTCCTACGGTCCCTTTTGCATAATCCTCAGGTTGCCAATACCCAGGCAATGGTAGAATTCCTCAGTGGTGATCCCATAACGCCCACAGACGAAGACGTGGATGACATCGTACGACGAAAAGCCCTTGATGAGAAGCGTatggaagagcaaaaagagtTTTACGAGATTGCCCGAAGACGAGCTGCAGAGCTTGACGAGTACATGGAACA GTTTCGAAGAGATATCGTTGAACGAAATGGCCTTACACTCCTGTTCAAAGAgatcaaggaaaaggagacgATTGGCGACCTTAGCATTCAGTATCGAAAATTCGCCGAATGGTTGAGGATCGAAATTGCCGCCGTCATATACCACCTTTTCTTAGCCGAAGACAACTCAGCAGATATGTTTGCGCAAGCCAAACGTATCCACTCTCTTATTCCGTATACCGTCATCAAAAACGTCATTCGGATTGCGAACCCTGCGGCAGTCATGTCTGGAATCCTGGACATTTTCCTTGCTCAACCCTTTGGAGCTCGATCTTTGATGCAGCGCATGTTTTCGTTGGCGCTACATGACGGTATTCGAAGCTTTCAAAGATCCATTGACGCACTGGACCAAAAAATTGACGACCCTGTCTTCGTTGAGAAGATCAAAAAGTACACAGATGCCACGGAAGACGTCAAGATGGAAATTCGTCGGCAAGCCGAAGATGAAGACCTTGATATCATCGTGGTGATTCTGAGATCGGACCTCATTGAGCCAGAATTGACGGGCGAGCAGGTTCAGCGACTGTTTAACGCATATGTCGCTTTCAACAACGCTGTCGAGAACATTGACGAAGAGCTGAAACAGGGTGCTCAGCTCTTTTCATATCTCAAACAGCTTCTCAAGCTTTGCACGCGACACAGAGATAAGAGCATGCTGCTACAACTGATTGAGGAACCGGTTACGCTGAAACTCTTTAGAGACTTGTTCACCATCTTCTACGAGCCCCTCGTGAGGGTATACAAGTCGGCCAATGTATACGGCAGTGTAACTGATTTTGCCGTTTTCATCGATGACATGATCAAGGTTGTCGAGAAGTGTAGAGAAGCCGATGCGTCTGCGGATCCTAATCAAACGGTTCAAGCGTTTATCGATCTGTGCGCCAGGCATGAGCATAACTTTTACAAATTTGTACATGAGATCCATACACACGATAACGGCCTCTTTACTCAGCTTATGGAGTGGATAGAGGGCATTTTGGAATTCCTCCGCAAGGGCCCCAAGAACGGGACGCTCAACGTCAATGCCTTGTTCGAGGGCGGTGTCAGCAGTGGCATCAtcgacaaggaaaaggcggTTGCTGAGATTGATGCTTTGATTGCCTGGCAGGAGGCGCGGAAGAAGTGGCACAGCGACAAGACGCAGCAGAAGATGGCTGCCGAAGGAGCACCAGGAAGCGACATGATGCCGACCGGATTTAGTTCGTCCGATTTCGGCCTGAATGGCGAAGACCTGGAAGATTTGGCATACGACGACGGTTCGGAGtctgaagcagaagaagaagatgacctGGATCCCATAGAAGctgagaggcagaggcgggCTAAGAGGCGAGATCGTCTACGCCGTTCAGCGGGAGAGCCCGTGAAGCCGCCGGTTTCCGAGGTCCATAAGCTCAAGGAAAACTTCTTGGTCATGCTGAGGAACGTTTTGGCTGACTAG